AAAGGTTTAGATTATGCCCAAGAAAATGGGTGGACTATTATCGATATGAAAAACGATTGGAAGGTGATTTACCCTTTTGAGACAAACAACTAAAAATATACTTATGACGCCATTTGAATCTGTTTCTACTTTAAAAGAACAAATGTCCAAATCGATCATCGGACAAGCAAAGTTAATTGACACCATCATATTAGTTTTACTTGCCGATGGTAATATGCTGTTAGAAGGATTACCTGGTTTAGCAAAAACAAGAGCGATAAACGCGCTATCCAAAAACTTAGATTGCGGTTTAAGCCGTATACAATTCACACCCGATTTATTACCATCGGACATTACAGGAACTGAAATTTATCTTCCTAATGAAACTGAAAAATTCATGTTTCAACAAGGCCCTATTTTCAGTAATTTAATTTTGGCTGATGAAATTAATAGAGCGCCAGCGAAAGTACAATCGGCATTATTAGAAGCTATGGAAGAACGCCAAGTCACCGTTTCTGGGAAAACCTATAAAATGGAAGACCTATTTATGGTTATGGCGACGCAAAACCCTATCGAACAGGAAGGGACTTACCCCCTACCTGAAGCTCAAATGGATCGTTTTTTAGTACATACAATTATTGATTATCCAGATGATGATGCCGAACTAGAAATCATGCGCCTCAATAAAAGAGAAGCGGCTCCCGAAACCACTAAAGAAGTTTTAAAAACCATTCCGCAACAGGCCATTTTTAATGCTCGAAAAGAAATATCAAAAATTAAGGTTTCTGAAGACATGGAAAAATATATGGTGAGCTTGATTTCTGCCAGCCGATACCCTGATAAATATGATGCCGAATTGGATAAACTTATTGATTTCGGCGCAAGCCCAAGAGGCACCATTGCTTTAGATCGCTGTAGCCGGGTTCATGCTTGGATGGAAAATCGTGATTTTGTGACACCTGAAGATATTCATAGTGTCATTAAAGATGTATTACGCCACCGTATCGCCATTAGCTACAAAGGAAGAGCTGAAGGTGTTTCTACCGATCAAATTATCGATAAACTAATAGAAGTTGTGGCTGTTGTAGCTTAAAAATCATCTTTTATGAAATCGTCCAAGGCTGATAAAAATCCGAATGTATTTCTTACCCTCGAACACCTATTAAAGTTCGAACTTATAAGTTCTATCATTAATCTAGGTTCAGGAAAGCAAAAATCAAACAGTGTTTTATCAGGACGTTATGCCTCAAGATTACGTGGCCGCGGATTGGATTTCGAAGAATCGAGACCTTATGTTTTAGGCGATGATATAAGAAATATAGACTGGAATGTTACCGCAAAAACAGGGAAAACACACACCAAAGTATTCACCGAAGAAAAAGAGAAACCTGCTTTCATCTATGTAGACCAATCGGCTAGTATGGGTTTTGGATCTACCAAAAAGACCAAATCTGTTGTTGCTGGCGAACTGGCTTCTATTTTAGCTCATAAAATAAAAAAAGGGGGCGATCGTGTTGGCGGTATGGTCAATTCAGGAAAAACATACGATGTCGTTACCCCGAAAAGAGATCCGAGAAACATCATTTATTTTTTACAAAAAATAGTTGACGCCAATCATAAGATATACCAACCTGAACCTTTTGAATTTGAAAGTACCCTAACCGAAATCATTTCAAAAATAAATAACATTGTAACCCACGATTATGTGGTTTATATCATTAGCGATTTCCGAAGGTACAGTGCTTCAGTGGTGCAATACCTAAGTCAGCTAGCGCTTCATAACGATATAGTACTCATAAAGGTATATGATGAACTTGAAGAGCATATTCCTGAAGAAAAGCTGACCATTACCAATACCAAATATCAAATTAACCTTAACGGAAAAAACAAAAAATTAAATAATACGCTTAGTAAGTCCTTTGAAGACGATTATAAAGCCTTCAAATCAGAACTCGAAAAATATCAAATTAATATTTTCAAAGTAAACACCCATGAACCTGTAGAAGACCAACTCATTGAGGTTTTTAGTAATTATAAAACGAATGCAGCAAGATAATAACATCACTTTAAGTCCGGTTATAGAAGCACCACCAATTCCATTCACTATGGAAACTTTGGGTTGGAAAATTGTGTTTTTCGTACTAGCGCTGTGTTTACTTTATGTGGTTTACAAATTCTATTTAAAATACAAACACAACGCCTACCGAAGAGCAGCCGTTTCTCAAATAGAAGCCTTAAAATCTCAAAACACCATAGGAAACGATACGTTAATTCCTCAAATTATGTTTGTCATCAAACAAACAGCCTTACAAACATATGATAGAAAAGAGGTCGCTGCTTTACACGGCGAATCTTGGCTTAACTTTTTAGATGAAAAACTTAAAAAACCTTTTTACACCAATCATAGCAAAGTCATCACTGATGCGATATATAAAAATGAATTAAAAAATGCCGATTCGTTTAATTTCAATGAATTTGCTGAAACCAGTATAACTTGGATTAAAAAACATGCCTGATAATTTTCATTTTGCATACCCATACATGGCTGTATTAGCCATATTACCTTTTTTGGTGTATTGGCTTTTGCCTAGCATTAAAAACAGGAGCACGGCTTTAATCTACCCCTATTTTAAACCAAGTGCTAAAGTTTCAAAACAAAAACCCAAACGCGCTTCTTATGTAAAAAAACGCTCTTGGGTAGCTTCTTTTTTAATGTATATAATATGGCTCCTGTTAATCGTAGCCATGGCTTCGCCCGAGCTCGTAGGAAAACCAGAAAAGAAAATTAAGACCTCGCGTAATTTTTTAATTCTAGCCGATTTATCCTTCAGTATGGCAAACACCGACTGGTTTATAGACCAAAAAAGAGTCACCCGCTGGGCAGCTGTTAAAAACATCATGCAGGATTTTATTGTAAAGCGAGAAAGTGACAAAATGGGCTTAATCTTTTTTGCTAGCAACGCCTATATTCAAGCACCATTTACAACCGATTTAGAAACAGTAAAAACCATGCTAGACGAAGCCGATGTAGGTATGGCCGGACAAATGACTAACATCGGTAAAGCTATTGTAAAAG
This genomic interval from Tamlana carrageenivorans contains the following:
- a CDS encoding DUF4381 domain-containing protein, whose product is MQQDNNITLSPVIEAPPIPFTMETLGWKIVFFVLALCLLYVVYKFYLKYKHNAYRRAAVSQIEALKSQNTIGNDTLIPQIMFVIKQTALQTYDRKEVAALHGESWLNFLDEKLKKPFYTNHSKVITDAIYKNELKNADSFNFNEFAETSITWIKKHA
- a CDS encoding VWA domain-containing protein yields the protein MPDNFHFAYPYMAVLAILPFLVYWLLPSIKNRSTALIYPYFKPSAKVSKQKPKRASYVKKRSWVASFLMYIIWLLLIVAMASPELVGKPEKKIKTSRNFLILADLSFSMANTDWFIDQKRVTRWAAVKNIMQDFIVKRESDKMGLIFFASNAYIQAPFTTDLETVKTMLDEADVGMAGQMTNIGKAIVKGMDMFERDTIPNKVILLLTDGVDSGMDILPLDAANMAKKDSTIIYTIGIGDPGSSSSDLDERTLTEISELTQGKYFRAKDAEELEKIYAELEKLEPVEYEEESFTPKTLLYYYPLGIALILGFALVFINNLIVIFKRLTAS
- a CDS encoding AAA family ATPase, coding for MTPFESVSTLKEQMSKSIIGQAKLIDTIILVLLADGNMLLEGLPGLAKTRAINALSKNLDCGLSRIQFTPDLLPSDITGTEIYLPNETEKFMFQQGPIFSNLILADEINRAPAKVQSALLEAMEERQVTVSGKTYKMEDLFMVMATQNPIEQEGTYPLPEAQMDRFLVHTIIDYPDDDAELEIMRLNKREAAPETTKEVLKTIPQQAIFNARKEISKIKVSEDMEKYMVSLISASRYPDKYDAELDKLIDFGASPRGTIALDRCSRVHAWMENRDFVTPEDIHSVIKDVLRHRIAISYKGRAEGVSTDQIIDKLIEVVAVVA
- a CDS encoding DUF58 domain-containing protein, with product MKSSKADKNPNVFLTLEHLLKFELISSIINLGSGKQKSNSVLSGRYASRLRGRGLDFEESRPYVLGDDIRNIDWNVTAKTGKTHTKVFTEEKEKPAFIYVDQSASMGFGSTKKTKSVVAGELASILAHKIKKGGDRVGGMVNSGKTYDVVTPKRDPRNIIYFLQKIVDANHKIYQPEPFEFESTLTEIISKINNIVTHDYVVYIISDFRRYSASVVQYLSQLALHNDIVLIKVYDELEEHIPEEKLTITNTKYQINLNGKNKKLNNTLSKSFEDDYKAFKSELEKYQINIFKVNTHEPVEDQLIEVFSNYKTNAAR